One stretch of Bacteroidales bacterium DNA includes these proteins:
- a CDS encoding sensor histidine kinase codes for MKIKSRKIPEYVIYIFLWLLFLIIPIITNNYSSKGDFAKVFYDGLRLLPFVIIFLVNNILLLPLLLFRSRTKLYVVSLLVVALSVTSVFHILNPIIFKGDPKVLEQRILKDPQWGREEMRPGIPPAVRNNIPSSPELFKPPAEAGISQNSRMPLPGQPLVQFLNTFLISLLIAGFNTAIAVTNRWFDEEQARKEVEKEHMKSELAFLQNQISPHFFMNTLNNIHSLIEADQKLAQNAILKLSEMMRYLLYESGRGTTTLKREVEFLKSYVKLMQLRVDDSVKVTFELPDDFNNVNLPPLLFISFIENAFKHGVSYREPSALSFKLIQEKDSLIFISENTISSFRSNDSIRQDGGIGLENIKKRLELLYEDKHQLIIDSNQKTFKVTLIIPT; via the coding sequence ATGAAAATCAAGTCACGTAAGATACCGGAGTATGTCATATATATCTTTTTATGGCTGTTATTTCTGATTATCCCTATTATTACGAATAACTATAGTTCAAAGGGAGATTTTGCCAAGGTTTTCTATGATGGACTTCGCTTGTTGCCTTTCGTTATTATTTTTCTTGTAAATAATATTTTGCTTTTGCCACTGTTGCTTTTCAGAAGCAGGACAAAACTCTATGTAGTATCGCTCCTTGTTGTGGCTTTGAGCGTTACTTCAGTATTTCATATTCTGAATCCAATTATATTTAAAGGCGATCCCAAAGTGCTTGAGCAGAGAATACTTAAGGATCCGCAGTGGGGAAGGGAAGAAATGAGACCAGGTATCCCACCTGCAGTACGTAATAACATCCCGTCCAGCCCGGAATTATTTAAACCACCTGCAGAAGCAGGAATTTCTCAGAACAGCAGAATGCCATTGCCTGGTCAGCCCCTGGTTCAGTTCTTAAATACCTTTCTGATATCACTTCTGATAGCCGGATTCAATACTGCAATAGCTGTAACAAACAGATGGTTTGATGAAGAGCAGGCACGCAAGGAGGTAGAAAAGGAACATATGAAATCAGAACTTGCTTTTCTTCAGAATCAGATCAGTCCTCATTTCTTCATGAATACTTTAAACAATATACATTCATTAATTGAAGCAGATCAGAAGCTGGCCCAGAATGCCATTCTGAAGTTATCGGAAATGATGAGGTACCTTCTTTATGAATCAGGAAGAGGGACTACCACACTGAAGAGAGAGGTTGAATTCTTAAAGAGCTATGTTAAGCTCATGCAGCTTCGTGTGGATGATTCTGTTAAGGTGACCTTTGAATTACCTGATGATTTTAATAATGTTAACCTTCCGCCATTGCTGTTTATATCTTTCATAGAAAATGCATTTAAGCATGGTGTTAGTTACAGGGAGCCTTCGGCGCTCTCCTTTAAGTTAATCCAGGAGAAAGATTCTCTGATTTTTATTTCTGAGAATACTATCTCTTCATTCCGCAGTAATGATTCTATCCGGCAGGATGGTGGAATAGGACTTGAAAACATTAAGAAAAGACTTGAACTGCTTTATGAAGATAAACATCAGTTGATAATTGATAGTAATCAAAAAACTTTCAAAGTAACATTAATTATACCAACATGA
- a CDS encoding tetratricopeptide repeat protein, producing the protein METLRVYLFLILSAITAGNLSGQSDSRIQAAFASSYKSEQGGNYVQGVSEIKSVYQADNYSINARLGWLFFLAKQYTESVNYYEKAIKLKPYAIEVRFGLIKALDALASWDRVKEQYEAILRIDPMNTTSLYWLGVLLYNRKDFDNAGRNFEKIVNLYPMDYGSIIMLAWTRLYQGKKADAIVLFNQALLLSPGDTSALSGLNQLK; encoded by the coding sequence ATGGAAACTTTAAGAGTATATTTATTTCTAATCCTGTCAGCAATAACTGCAGGAAATCTGAGCGGACAGTCAGATAGCAGGATACAGGCGGCTTTTGCAAGTAGTTATAAATCGGAGCAAGGCGGTAACTATGTTCAGGGTGTGTCTGAGATAAAATCAGTTTACCAGGCAGATAATTATTCAATAAATGCAAGGTTAGGCTGGTTATTTTTTCTGGCAAAACAGTATACCGAATCGGTAAACTATTACGAGAAAGCCATAAAACTTAAGCCTTATGCCATTGAGGTCAGGTTCGGATTAATTAAAGCTTTGGATGCCCTGGCGAGCTGGGACAGGGTAAAGGAACAATACGAAGCGATACTCAGGATTGATCCGATGAATACTACATCACTATACTGGCTGGGGGTATTATTGTACAACCGGAAAGACTTTGATAATGCCGGCAGAAATTTCGAGAAGATTGTTAACCTCTATCCAATGGATTATGGTTCAATAATTATGCTTGCATGGACAAGACTGTATCAGGGGAAAAAAGCAGATGCAATAGTACTATTTAATCAGGCATTGTTACTTTCTCCCGGAGACACATCTGCACTATCAGGTCTGAATCAGCTTAAATAG